In Fundulus heteroclitus isolate FHET01 chromosome 8, MU-UCD_Fhet_4.1, whole genome shotgun sequence, a genomic segment contains:
- the naa25 gene encoding N-alpha-acetyltransferase 25, NatB auxiliary subunit isoform X2, which yields MAARGHVQDPNDRRLRPIYDYLDNGNNKMAIQQADKLLKKHKDLHCAKVLKAIGLQRTGKQDEAFALAQEVTTLEPTDDNSLQALTILYREMHRPELVTKLYEAAVKKVPLSEEYHSHLFMAYARVGEYKKMQQAISAKDEKLSQTMFLPLAERMVEKMVKEEKIEAEAEVQLYYMILERLGKCEEALEVIRGPLGEKLTSELQSRERKCMALYRRLERWPECNALAQKLLLKNPDDWQFYPSYFDSLFQLMDQSWSPPEEGDHCSEGSVHHTVAEVVRFVEERIKVEDGKDSRSLRGPYLARMELMHRLRERGYPEENLPGEPLALMVEFFRKFGDKPCCITDLKIYLHLLSPEQHVQFINQLSEAVPLGEQGEEGFAFPDDTKSLQRHLCVCQLSRALGLHHSLDVSGKLRLIGELKAHYRHGLKFGSSALKTELQFSDTYCLMAAHVYIDLWTDTGDVDMVWQSLGLLEEGLSHSPSNAQFKLLLLLLYCRLGAFEPVVDLYSSLDAKHIQHDTIGFLLTRYAESLGQFAAASQSCNFSLRFFHSNQKDTSEYIIQAYKYGAFEKIPEFIALRNRLNQSLHFAQVRTERMLLDLFLEADIILSLEESVKAMSLSSEEDDIPWDSLRDNRDLTVFTNWDPKQRQLTDEHRTRSLEEESVWLRIRSLTLRLLASLTASGHTPSQQNSEISNENGVGDKSSLLHSLLSQLNQTLQTAARIAEKQTQYPLLGPPATRLASALSIGSCQCQAAALQLSVHLQELESAGLDESSELQTQICNVFKSLVVQLQEMLNKCKGDLMEMKESKLKTQPSLLENLVFFVETVSIVMWTASYCAKILRPLKTSLQKKKKKKKDANAALPLVVCGFQELTGSLQDLLTQAVEHIRGQESGILALKLSSLSMEGISQEEASFTKAAMDKVQGSYLRSLQEVGDLLKKRAETIKNLKI from the exons ATGGCGGCGAGAGGCCATGTGCAAGACCCCAACGACAGGAGACTCAGACCTATTTATG ATTACCTTGATAATGGCAACAATAAGATGGCAATACAGCAGGCAGATAAACTGCTGAAGAAACATAAGGATCTGCACTGTGCCAAG GTCTTGAAGGCTATTGGCCTTCAGAGGACGGGAAAGCAGGACGAAGCCTTCGCTTTGGCTCAGGAGGTGACCACCCTGGAGCCCACTGATGACAACTCACTTCAAGCCCTGACCATCCTGTACAGGGAGATGCATCGTC CGGAGCTGGTGACTAAGCTGTACGAGGCGGCAGTGAAGAAGGTCCCTCTCAGCGAGGAGTATCACTCTCACCTCTTCATGGCCTACGCTCGCGTGGGAGAGTACAAGAAGATGCAGCAG GCAATCTCGGCAAAGGATGAGAAACTGTCCCAAACCATGTTCCTGCCTCTGGCTGAGCGCATGGTGGAGAAAATGGTGAAGGAGGAGAAGATCGAAGCAGAAGCAGAG GTGCAGCTTTATTATATGATCCTGGAGCGTCTGGGCAAGTGTGAAGAAGCCCTCGAAGTGATCAGGGGTCCACTAGGAG AGAAGCTGACCAGTGAGCTGCAGAGCAGGGAGAGGAAGTGCATGGCGCTCTACCGGCGACTAGAACGCTGGCCGGAGTGCAACGCCCTCGCCcaaaagctgctgctgaaaaa TCCTGATGATTGGCAGTTCTATCCCTCCTACTTTGATTCCCTGTTCCAGCTGATGGATCAGTCGTGGAGCCCGCCGGAGGAAGGCGATCA CTGCTCCGAGGGCTCGGTCCATCACACCGTGGCAGAGGTGGTGAGGTTTGTGGAGGAGAGAATCAAGGTAGAAGACGGAAAGGACTCTCGTTCTCTCAGAGGGCCTTATTTAGCTCGGATGGAACTGATGCACAGACTCAGAGAGCGAGGCTACCCTGAAGAGAACCTGCCAG GCGAGCCGTTAGCCCTGATGGTGGAGTTCTTCAGGAAGTTCGGGGACAAGCCGTGCTGCATCACAGACTTGAAAATTTACCTTCATCTGCTGAGCCCTGAGCAACACGTTCAG TTTATCAACCAGCTGAGTGAGGCGGTTCCGCTGGGGGAGCAGGGAGAGGAAGGCTTCGCTTTCCCAGACGACACCAAATCCCTGCAGAGGCATTTGTGCGTCTGTCAGCTGAGTCGAGCCCTCGGGCTGCATCACTCTCTGGACGTCAGCGGGAAGCTGCGGCTCATCGGCGAGCTGAAGGCTCACTATCGCCACGGGCTCAAGTTTG GCAGCAGCGCCCTGAagacggagctgcagttctctgaTACGTACTGTCTCATGGCAGCTCATGTCTACATAGACCTGTGGACAGATACAG gGGATGTGGACATGGTATGGCAGAGTTTAGGGCTCCTGGAGGAGGGTCTGTCTCACAGCCCCTCCAACGCCCAGttcaagctgctgctgctgctcctctacTGTCGCCTGGGAGCCTTTGAGCCTGTGGTGGACCTGTATTCCAGCCTGGACGCCAAGCACATACAGCACGACACCATCGG ctttctCTTAACGCGTTACGCTGAGTCGCTGGGTCAGTTCGCTGCAGCTTCCCAGTCCTGCAACTTCTCGCTCAGGTTTTTCCACTCCAACCAGAAAGAT ACCTCAGAGTACATCATCCAGGCGTACAAGTACGGCGCGTTTGAAAAAATCCCAGAGTTCATTGCTCTCAGGAACAGATTGAACCAGTCGCTGCACTTTGCCCAGGTCCGGACTGAAAGGATGCTGCTCGACTTGTTCCTTGAGGCCGATAT catcTTGAGTCTAGAGGAAAGTGTTAAGGCCATGTCTTTGTCTTCAGAGGAAGACGATATCCCCTGGGATAGTTTAAGAGACAACAGAGACCTTACTGTTTTCACAAACTGGGACCCTAAACAAAG GCAGTTGACTGATGAACACCGGACTCGGTCTCTAGAGGAGGAGTCCGTGTGGCTGCGGATACGCTCTCTGACGTTGCGCTTGCTCGCCTCACTCACCGCATCAGGGCACACTCCTTCACAGCAAAACTCTGAGATATCCAACGAGAACGGAGTGGGAGACAAAAGCTCGCTCCTCCACAGCCTGCTCTCTCAGCTCAACCAGACGCTGCAGACAGCAGCGCGGAtcgcagaaaaacaaacacag TACCCCCTCCTGGGCCCCCCCGCCACCCGGCTGGCCTCGGCGCTGTCCATAGGCAGCTGTCAGTGTCAGGCTGCAGCCCTGCAGCTCTCTGTCCACCTGCAGGAGCTGGAGTCGGCCGGACTCG ATGAGTCGTCGGAGCTTCAAACTCAGATCTGTAACGTTTTTAAGTCATTAGTAGTTCAGCTTCAAG AAATGCTTAATAAATGCAAAGGGGACTTAATGGAAATGAAAGAGAGCAAATTAAAAACCCAACCCTCCTTATTAGAAAATCTGGTTTTCTTTGTTGAG ACAGTCAGCATAGTGATGTGGACCGCTAGCTACTGTGCCAAGATCCTGCGACCGCTCAAGACCAGtttacagaagaagaagaagaagaaaaaggacgCCAATGCGGCCCTG CCGCTGGTGGTGTGTGGATTTCAGGAGCTGACTGGGAGCTTGCAGGATCTCCTAACCCAGGCAGTGGAGCACATAAGGGGGCAAGAGTCCGGCATTCTGGCCCTAAAGCTGTCCAGTTTATCCATGGAAGGAATCTCCCAG GAGGAGGCGTCGTTTACGAAGGCTGCTATGGACAAGGTGCAGGGCAGTTACCTGCGCTCGCTACAGGAGGTGGGAGATCTACTGAAAAAGAGAGCTGAAACTATAAAGAACCTTAAAATCTGA
- the naa25 gene encoding N-alpha-acetyltransferase 25, NatB auxiliary subunit isoform X1: protein MAARGHVQDPNDRRLRPIYDYLDNGNNKMAIQQADKLLKKHKDLHCAKVLKAIGLQRTGKQDEAFALAQEVTTLEPTDDNSLQALTILYREMHRPELVTKLYEAAVKKVPLSEEYHSHLFMAYARVGEYKKMQQAGMALYKIVPKNPYYFWSVMSLVMQAISAKDEKLSQTMFLPLAERMVEKMVKEEKIEAEAEVQLYYMILERLGKCEEALEVIRGPLGEKLTSELQSRERKCMALYRRLERWPECNALAQKLLLKNPDDWQFYPSYFDSLFQLMDQSWSPPEEGDHCSEGSVHHTVAEVVRFVEERIKVEDGKDSRSLRGPYLARMELMHRLRERGYPEENLPGEPLALMVEFFRKFGDKPCCITDLKIYLHLLSPEQHVQFINQLSEAVPLGEQGEEGFAFPDDTKSLQRHLCVCQLSRALGLHHSLDVSGKLRLIGELKAHYRHGLKFGSSALKTELQFSDTYCLMAAHVYIDLWTDTGDVDMVWQSLGLLEEGLSHSPSNAQFKLLLLLLYCRLGAFEPVVDLYSSLDAKHIQHDTIGFLLTRYAESLGQFAAASQSCNFSLRFFHSNQKDTSEYIIQAYKYGAFEKIPEFIALRNRLNQSLHFAQVRTERMLLDLFLEADIILSLEESVKAMSLSSEEDDIPWDSLRDNRDLTVFTNWDPKQRQLTDEHRTRSLEEESVWLRIRSLTLRLLASLTASGHTPSQQNSEISNENGVGDKSSLLHSLLSQLNQTLQTAARIAEKQTQYPLLGPPATRLASALSIGSCQCQAAALQLSVHLQELESAGLDESSELQTQICNVFKSLVVQLQEMLNKCKGDLMEMKESKLKTQPSLLENLVFFVETVSIVMWTASYCAKILRPLKTSLQKKKKKKKDANAALPLVVCGFQELTGSLQDLLTQAVEHIRGQESGILALKLSSLSMEGISQEEASFTKAAMDKVQGSYLRSLQEVGDLLKKRAETIKNLKI, encoded by the exons ATGGCGGCGAGAGGCCATGTGCAAGACCCCAACGACAGGAGACTCAGACCTATTTATG ATTACCTTGATAATGGCAACAATAAGATGGCAATACAGCAGGCAGATAAACTGCTGAAGAAACATAAGGATCTGCACTGTGCCAAG GTCTTGAAGGCTATTGGCCTTCAGAGGACGGGAAAGCAGGACGAAGCCTTCGCTTTGGCTCAGGAGGTGACCACCCTGGAGCCCACTGATGACAACTCACTTCAAGCCCTGACCATCCTGTACAGGGAGATGCATCGTC CGGAGCTGGTGACTAAGCTGTACGAGGCGGCAGTGAAGAAGGTCCCTCTCAGCGAGGAGTATCACTCTCACCTCTTCATGGCCTACGCTCGCGTGGGAGAGTACAAGAAGATGCAGCAG GCAGGAATGGCCTTGTATAAAATTGTCCCCAAGAATCCATATTACTTCTGGTCTGTCATGAGTCTGGTGATGCAG GCAATCTCGGCAAAGGATGAGAAACTGTCCCAAACCATGTTCCTGCCTCTGGCTGAGCGCATGGTGGAGAAAATGGTGAAGGAGGAGAAGATCGAAGCAGAAGCAGAG GTGCAGCTTTATTATATGATCCTGGAGCGTCTGGGCAAGTGTGAAGAAGCCCTCGAAGTGATCAGGGGTCCACTAGGAG AGAAGCTGACCAGTGAGCTGCAGAGCAGGGAGAGGAAGTGCATGGCGCTCTACCGGCGACTAGAACGCTGGCCGGAGTGCAACGCCCTCGCCcaaaagctgctgctgaaaaa TCCTGATGATTGGCAGTTCTATCCCTCCTACTTTGATTCCCTGTTCCAGCTGATGGATCAGTCGTGGAGCCCGCCGGAGGAAGGCGATCA CTGCTCCGAGGGCTCGGTCCATCACACCGTGGCAGAGGTGGTGAGGTTTGTGGAGGAGAGAATCAAGGTAGAAGACGGAAAGGACTCTCGTTCTCTCAGAGGGCCTTATTTAGCTCGGATGGAACTGATGCACAGACTCAGAGAGCGAGGCTACCCTGAAGAGAACCTGCCAG GCGAGCCGTTAGCCCTGATGGTGGAGTTCTTCAGGAAGTTCGGGGACAAGCCGTGCTGCATCACAGACTTGAAAATTTACCTTCATCTGCTGAGCCCTGAGCAACACGTTCAG TTTATCAACCAGCTGAGTGAGGCGGTTCCGCTGGGGGAGCAGGGAGAGGAAGGCTTCGCTTTCCCAGACGACACCAAATCCCTGCAGAGGCATTTGTGCGTCTGTCAGCTGAGTCGAGCCCTCGGGCTGCATCACTCTCTGGACGTCAGCGGGAAGCTGCGGCTCATCGGCGAGCTGAAGGCTCACTATCGCCACGGGCTCAAGTTTG GCAGCAGCGCCCTGAagacggagctgcagttctctgaTACGTACTGTCTCATGGCAGCTCATGTCTACATAGACCTGTGGACAGATACAG gGGATGTGGACATGGTATGGCAGAGTTTAGGGCTCCTGGAGGAGGGTCTGTCTCACAGCCCCTCCAACGCCCAGttcaagctgctgctgctgctcctctacTGTCGCCTGGGAGCCTTTGAGCCTGTGGTGGACCTGTATTCCAGCCTGGACGCCAAGCACATACAGCACGACACCATCGG ctttctCTTAACGCGTTACGCTGAGTCGCTGGGTCAGTTCGCTGCAGCTTCCCAGTCCTGCAACTTCTCGCTCAGGTTTTTCCACTCCAACCAGAAAGAT ACCTCAGAGTACATCATCCAGGCGTACAAGTACGGCGCGTTTGAAAAAATCCCAGAGTTCATTGCTCTCAGGAACAGATTGAACCAGTCGCTGCACTTTGCCCAGGTCCGGACTGAAAGGATGCTGCTCGACTTGTTCCTTGAGGCCGATAT catcTTGAGTCTAGAGGAAAGTGTTAAGGCCATGTCTTTGTCTTCAGAGGAAGACGATATCCCCTGGGATAGTTTAAGAGACAACAGAGACCTTACTGTTTTCACAAACTGGGACCCTAAACAAAG GCAGTTGACTGATGAACACCGGACTCGGTCTCTAGAGGAGGAGTCCGTGTGGCTGCGGATACGCTCTCTGACGTTGCGCTTGCTCGCCTCACTCACCGCATCAGGGCACACTCCTTCACAGCAAAACTCTGAGATATCCAACGAGAACGGAGTGGGAGACAAAAGCTCGCTCCTCCACAGCCTGCTCTCTCAGCTCAACCAGACGCTGCAGACAGCAGCGCGGAtcgcagaaaaacaaacacag TACCCCCTCCTGGGCCCCCCCGCCACCCGGCTGGCCTCGGCGCTGTCCATAGGCAGCTGTCAGTGTCAGGCTGCAGCCCTGCAGCTCTCTGTCCACCTGCAGGAGCTGGAGTCGGCCGGACTCG ATGAGTCGTCGGAGCTTCAAACTCAGATCTGTAACGTTTTTAAGTCATTAGTAGTTCAGCTTCAAG AAATGCTTAATAAATGCAAAGGGGACTTAATGGAAATGAAAGAGAGCAAATTAAAAACCCAACCCTCCTTATTAGAAAATCTGGTTTTCTTTGTTGAG ACAGTCAGCATAGTGATGTGGACCGCTAGCTACTGTGCCAAGATCCTGCGACCGCTCAAGACCAGtttacagaagaagaagaagaagaaaaaggacgCCAATGCGGCCCTG CCGCTGGTGGTGTGTGGATTTCAGGAGCTGACTGGGAGCTTGCAGGATCTCCTAACCCAGGCAGTGGAGCACATAAGGGGGCAAGAGTCCGGCATTCTGGCCCTAAAGCTGTCCAGTTTATCCATGGAAGGAATCTCCCAG GAGGAGGCGTCGTTTACGAAGGCTGCTATGGACAAGGTGCAGGGCAGTTACCTGCGCTCGCTACAGGAGGTGGGAGATCTACTGAAAAAGAGAGCTGAAACTATAAAGAACCTTAAAATCTGA